A genomic stretch from Halococcus saccharolyticus DSM 5350 includes:
- the sod gene encoding superoxide dismutase, whose protein sequence is MSEHSNAELPPLPYDYDALEPHISEQVLTWHHDTHHQGYVNGLNSAEETLAENRESGDYSSTGGALGNVTHNGCGHYLHTMFWENMDPNGGGEPSGELADRIEEDFGSYEGWKGEFEAAASAASGWALLVYDPVANQLRNVAVDNHDEGALWGAHPVLALDVWEHSYYYDYGPDRGSFIDAFFEVVDWDAAAENFEKTTSNHE, encoded by the coding sequence ATGTCCGAACACTCGAACGCGGAGCTTCCACCGCTTCCGTACGACTACGACGCGCTCGAGCCGCACATCTCCGAGCAGGTACTGACGTGGCACCACGACACCCACCATCAGGGCTACGTCAACGGGCTCAACAGCGCCGAGGAGACGCTCGCCGAGAACCGCGAGTCGGGCGATTACTCCTCGACCGGTGGTGCGCTCGGTAACGTGACCCACAACGGCTGTGGGCACTACCTCCACACCATGTTCTGGGAGAACATGGATCCGAACGGCGGCGGCGAGCCCTCGGGGGAACTCGCCGACCGCATCGAGGAGGACTTCGGCTCCTACGAGGGCTGGAAGGGCGAGTTCGAGGCCGCCGCGTCGGCCGCCTCGGGCTGGGCGCTGCTCGTCTACGATCCGGTCGCCAACCAGCTGCGGAACGTGGCGGTCGACAATCACGACGAGGGCGCGCTCTGGGGAGCCCATCCCGTGCTCGCGCTCGACGTCTGGGAACACTCGTACTACTACGACTACGGTCCCGACCGTGGCAGCTTCATCGACGCGTTCTTCGAGGTCGTCGACTGGGACGCGGCCGCGGAGAACTTCGAGAAGACCACGTCGAACCACGAGTAG